Proteins from one Candidatus Zixiibacteriota bacterium genomic window:
- a CDS encoding DUF2889 domain-containing protein, which translates to MPRGRLVSKRDISIEIFETPDGMISVGASFLDPYHLIRLDLMVNPKTKSITAAHAEMANHPHTLCPLVTAKAGELVGLVIGRGVMKEISHRVGGGQGCVHLRELAMEAVNFTATAIIGYDFGYGVMSREFNVMPEDERYRLSREHLRGTCQIFQGGEHPGPTAAAGSRGA; encoded by the coding sequence ATGCCGCGCGGTCGGCTGGTCTCGAAGCGCGACATCTCCATTGAGATCTTCGAGACTCCCGACGGAATGATCTCGGTCGGCGCCTCGTTCCTCGATCCCTATCATCTCATCCGGCTCGACTTGATGGTGAACCCCAAGACAAAGTCAATCACGGCCGCGCACGCGGAGATGGCCAACCACCCGCACACGCTGTGCCCGTTGGTGACAGCGAAAGCGGGGGAATTGGTCGGTCTGGTGATCGGGCGTGGGGTCATGAAGGAGATCTCGCACCGGGTCGGCGGCGGCCAGGGGTGCGTGCATCTGCGGGAACTGGCGATGGAGGCGGTCAATTTCACCGCGACCGCCATCATCGGCTATGATTTCGGGTACGGCGTCATGAGCCGTGAATTCAACGTCATGCCGGAGGATGAGCGCTACCGTCTCTCGCGGGAGCATCTGCGGGGTACCTGCCAGATCTTCCAGGGCGGCGAGCATCCTGGCCCGACAGCGGCGGCAGGCAGTCGAGGAGCATGA
- the queG gene encoding tRNA epoxyqueuosine(34) reductase QueG, with the protein MMDQSSRQGAKARLLAAAAELGFDAVGLAAVEVENDDRDRLFSWLTRGYHGGLTWMARHADRRADVTKVLPRARTVISLAVNYYTPVAGNDCCRSLKVSRYAWGEDYHRVLERKLDALLERLRTWLPGEQFLSYCDTGPVMEKAWAQRAGLGWIGKNACLITRGMGSWVFLAEIITTAELPPDAPHSDFCGSCTHCLDACPTDAITEPYVVDTNRCIAYWTIESHDDIPAEIAERSDGWIFGCDICQDVCPWNKFGRPTSERAFLPRADCLCPPREHWVSLSEDEFGREFRHSAIARTRASGLARNIQAQFHDPLRRVVASLEWKPPDTADDITVPGVDTTGGVAKG; encoded by the coding sequence ATGATGGATCAATCGTCACGACAGGGAGCGAAGGCGCGGCTGTTGGCGGCAGCGGCGGAACTGGGTTTCGACGCTGTGGGTTTGGCCGCCGTCGAGGTTGAGAACGACGACCGCGATCGTCTGTTTTCCTGGTTGACACGCGGGTATCATGGCGGACTCACCTGGATGGCGCGCCATGCCGACCGTCGTGCCGACGTCACCAAAGTACTTCCGCGCGCCCGCACGGTGATCTCACTGGCCGTCAACTACTACACCCCGGTGGCGGGCAACGACTGCTGTCGCTCCCTGAAGGTGTCACGGTACGCTTGGGGGGAGGATTACCACCGTGTTCTGGAGCGGAAGCTCGACGCGCTGCTCGAACGTCTGCGGACTTGGCTCCCCGGCGAGCAGTTCCTCTCCTACTGCGACACCGGGCCGGTCATGGAAAAAGCGTGGGCGCAGCGTGCCGGACTCGGCTGGATCGGCAAAAATGCCTGCCTGATCACGCGTGGGATGGGATCCTGGGTCTTTCTGGCGGAGATCATCACGACCGCCGAGTTGCCGCCGGATGCGCCGCACAGCGACTTCTGCGGCAGTTGCACGCACTGTCTCGACGCCTGCCCGACCGACGCGATCACCGAACCGTATGTCGTCGACACCAACCGCTGCATCGCCTATTGGACCATCGAATCGCACGATGATATCCCCGCGGAGATCGCCGAGCGATCCGACGGCTGGATCTTCGGGTGCGACATCTGCCAGGATGTGTGTCCCTGGAACAAGTTCGGGCGCCCGACGTCCGAGCGCGCCTTTCTGCCCCGTGCCGATTGTCTCTGCCCGCCTCGAGAGCATTGGGTGTCACTGTCCGAGGATGAGTTCGGTCGCGAGTTCCGCCACTCTGCCATCGCCCGTACCCGCGCCTCCGGGTTGGCGCGAAACATCCAGGCGCAATTCCACGATCCGCTGCGGCGTGTCGTCGCTTCACTCGAATGGAAACCACCCGATACGGCCGATGATATAACAGTCCCGGGCGTGGACACCACCGGCGGCGTCGCCAAGGGTTGA
- a CDS encoding fructose-bisphosphate aldolase, which produces MATATMTKGAAATARVSRPSLWDLEISAGKKARLYRMLYQFGPGNGTLLFLPLDQGLEHGPVDFFDNPDSLDTDYIFRLGLAGRYSGVAIHVGLAERYYPKYAGRIPLVLKVNGRTCIPSEAQAFSSLTGTVLDAVRLGADAVGYTLFVGSPSQDRDIAQLNSVRVDCERYGMPLIVWSYPRGEAIDKKGGRDSLYAVDYAARVAEEIGADVVKINLPKGTSTDSPKPYPTLPTDELAMAQKAVRSAGRCMVLFSGGSKLGDKDLLEKVEICMKAGGTGLIFGRNMWQRKWDDALAIGDRVHEIVGRYGIPDRS; this is translated from the coding sequence ATGGCGACCGCAACGATGACAAAAGGCGCGGCGGCGACGGCCAGAGTATCCCGGCCGTCCCTGTGGGATCTGGAGATTTCCGCCGGCAAAAAGGCGCGTCTGTACCGGATGCTCTATCAGTTCGGGCCGGGGAATGGCACACTGCTGTTTCTGCCCCTCGATCAGGGGCTCGAGCACGGACCCGTGGATTTTTTTGACAATCCCGATTCCCTCGACACCGACTACATCTTTCGTCTCGGTCTGGCCGGTCGCTATTCCGGCGTGGCGATCCATGTTGGCCTGGCCGAGAGGTACTACCCCAAGTACGCGGGACGCATCCCGCTGGTGTTGAAGGTCAACGGCCGGACATGCATTCCCTCGGAGGCGCAGGCGTTTTCCTCTCTGACGGGAACCGTTCTCGACGCCGTTCGTTTGGGTGCCGATGCCGTGGGGTACACGCTCTTCGTCGGTTCACCGTCACAGGATCGCGATATCGCGCAATTGAACTCCGTCCGCGTCGATTGCGAGCGCTACGGGATGCCCCTGATCGTCTGGTCCTACCCCCGCGGTGAGGCGATCGACAAGAAGGGGGGACGCGACAGCTTGTACGCCGTCGATTATGCCGCCCGCGTCGCCGAGGAGATCGGCGCCGATGTCGTGAAGATCAACCTCCCCAAGGGAACGTCCACCGATTCCCCCAAGCCCTATCCGACGTTGCCTACCGACGAGCTGGCGATGGCGCAAAAGGCCGTCCGCTCGGCGGGACGCTGCATGGTGCTCTTCTCCGGCGGCTCGAAGCTGGGCGACAAGGACCTTCTGGAGAAGGTCGAGATCTGCATGAAGGCGGGGGGAACCGGCCTGATCTTTGGCCGCAACATGTGGCAACGCAAATGGGACGATGCGCTGGCGATCGGCGATCGTGTGCACGAGATCGTCGGTCGCTACGGCATCCCGGACCGATCGTGA
- the dxs gene encoding 1-deoxy-D-xylulose-5-phosphate synthase, translating to MREIDPQFALLATVNTPADLKRLTLEELQQLCAEIRHYIIDVIGAVGGHFASSLGAVELSVALHHLYDAPRDKIVWDVGHQAYVHKILTGRRDLLPTIRRFEGISGFLRRDESPYDAFGAGHASTSISAALGMAIARDRHREDYRVVAVIGDGGMTGGLAYEGLNNAGASGTDITVILNDNRMSISPNVGAISRYLAEIIADPRLNQIRRDIWAALGKAPFHNRLQSLARRVDESLKTFIAPGMLFEDLGFKYIGPIDGHNLADILPVLRRAKELRRPVLVHLITRKGCGHSSAEKDPVAWHGVKARPAQPAPTATAAETTRPITVVPPYTDVFGQVMLQLAERDPRVVAITAAMATGTGLVPFSERFPDRFFDVGIAEGHAVTFAAGLAAAGFRPVCAIYSTFLQRAFDHLVHDVALQKLPVVFCLDRGGLAGEDGPTHHGNLDIAYLSCVPGMTVAAPKDGNELRDLLFSALAWSDGPFAIRYPKDTAWRFDSNERYRPLPIGEWEVLQEGSDLCLLAVGAMVRTALDVAGRLAAAGINTEVVNARFVKPLDTVMLGRIAAVHQCIVTIEEANRRGGFGQAVAQEFASRPQRPAVHTIAVEDCLVPHGARPILLDWAGLSAARIEKRIHAILVANPVETPIITSRRTVSARVNGRRQR from the coding sequence ATGAGAGAAATCGACCCGCAATTCGCCCTCTTGGCGACGGTCAACACCCCGGCGGACCTCAAGCGACTCACGCTGGAGGAACTCCAGCAGTTGTGCGCGGAGATCCGCCACTACATCATCGACGTCATCGGTGCGGTCGGCGGGCACTTCGCCTCCTCGCTCGGCGCCGTTGAACTTTCCGTGGCTCTGCACCATCTCTATGATGCCCCGCGCGACAAGATTGTCTGGGACGTCGGGCATCAGGCGTACGTCCACAAGATCCTCACCGGACGACGTGACCTGTTGCCGACGATCCGTCGCTTCGAGGGGATTTCCGGCTTCCTGCGTCGTGATGAATCCCCGTACGACGCGTTCGGCGCCGGCCATGCCTCGACCTCGATCTCGGCGGCGCTGGGGATGGCCATCGCCCGCGACCGCCACAGGGAAGACTACCGCGTTGTGGCGGTGATCGGCGACGGCGGGATGACCGGGGGGCTGGCCTACGAAGGGCTCAACAACGCCGGCGCCAGCGGGACCGACATCACGGTGATTCTCAATGACAACCGCATGTCGATCTCGCCCAACGTCGGCGCCATCTCCCGCTACCTGGCGGAGATCATCGCCGATCCGCGGTTGAACCAGATTCGGCGCGACATCTGGGCGGCGTTGGGGAAGGCACCGTTTCATAATCGGCTGCAATCGCTCGCCCGTCGCGTCGATGAGTCGCTGAAGACATTCATCGCGCCGGGAATGCTCTTTGAAGATCTGGGATTCAAGTACATCGGCCCGATCGACGGCCACAATCTGGCGGACATTCTCCCGGTGCTGCGACGCGCCAAAGAGCTCCGTCGTCCGGTCCTCGTGCACTTGATCACCCGCAAAGGGTGCGGCCATTCCTCGGCCGAGAAGGACCCGGTCGCCTGGCATGGAGTCAAAGCCAGACCGGCGCAACCGGCCCCCACCGCCACCGCGGCGGAGACAACCAGACCGATCACGGTGGTCCCGCCGTACACTGATGTCTTCGGTCAGGTGATGCTGCAATTGGCCGAGCGTGATCCTCGCGTCGTCGCCATCACCGCCGCCATGGCGACGGGGACAGGGTTGGTTCCGTTCTCCGAACGTTTCCCCGATCGCTTTTTCGATGTGGGCATCGCCGAGGGACACGCGGTGACGTTCGCCGCCGGGCTGGCAGCGGCGGGGTTCCGACCCGTCTGCGCGATCTACTCGACGTTCCTTCAGCGTGCCTTCGACCATCTCGTTCACGATGTGGCGCTGCAGAAGCTCCCGGTCGTCTTCTGCCTCGACCGGGGCGGGTTGGCCGGGGAGGACGGTCCCACACATCACGGCAATCTCGACATTGCGTATCTTTCCTGTGTGCCGGGGATGACGGTCGCCGCTCCGAAAGACGGCAACGAACTGCGCGACCTGCTGTTCTCCGCACTGGCCTGGAGTGACGGTCCCTTTGCCATCCGCTATCCCAAAGACACGGCATGGCGGTTCGACTCAAACGAACGATATCGACCGTTGCCGATCGGGGAATGGGAGGTGCTGCAGGAGGGGAGTGATTTGTGCCTCTTGGCGGTCGGTGCCATGGTGCGCACGGCATTGGATGTGGCCGGTCGTCTCGCCGCCGCCGGCATCAACACGGAAGTCGTCAATGCCCGCTTCGTCAAGCCGCTCGACACCGTGATGCTGGGCCGGATCGCCGCTGTTCACCAGTGCATTGTGACCATCGAAGAAGCCAACCGGCGCGGCGGATTCGGTCAGGCCGTGGCGCAGGAATTCGCCTCGCGCCCGCAGCGCCCGGCGGTGCACACGATTGCTGTTGAGGATTGTCTGGTCCCCCATGGGGCGCGCCCGATCTTGCTCGACTGGGCCGGATTGTCCGCCGCTCGCATCGAGAAACGCATCCATGCCATCTTGGTGGCAAACCCGGTCGAGACCCCCATCATCACGTCCCGGCGCACCGTATCTGCGAGGGTCAACGGCCGCCGCCAGCGATAA
- a CDS encoding 4-hydroxy-3-methylbut-2-enyl diphosphate reductase, whose translation MKIIIDDKAGPCGGVKRVIRLTEQHLAAGVKTASLGAVIHNDVEIARLKDLGMSEVDHSVFDRNGDTGQPQRLVIRAHGEPPSVFERARRQNVEIVDGTCPVVTRSQRFAQKYHEDGYQVVVVGKPNHAEMIGILGYCNNEAKVVHDEADVEQLDPDRPTYVLAQTTISDEMWNTMLAAIQKRVKDVTWRNTICAFVADRESELRAFAASCDAIILVGGRNSSNTRVLFEVCQGVNPRSYWIETAAEVDAAWLEGIETLGISGSASTPQWLLEKTAEALAQRYQSGKS comes from the coding sequence TTGAAAATCATCATCGACGATAAGGCCGGCCCCTGCGGCGGCGTCAAACGGGTCATCCGGCTGACCGAGCAACATCTCGCCGCCGGCGTGAAGACTGCCTCGCTCGGCGCCGTGATTCACAATGACGTCGAGATCGCCCGCCTCAAGGACCTCGGGATGTCGGAGGTCGACCACTCTGTCTTCGACCGCAATGGCGACACCGGCCAGCCGCAGCGGCTGGTGATCCGTGCCCATGGGGAGCCGCCCTCGGTCTTCGAGCGCGCCCGTCGGCAAAATGTGGAGATCGTCGACGGCACCTGCCCGGTCGTGACCCGTTCGCAACGCTTCGCGCAGAAATATCACGAGGATGGCTACCAGGTGGTCGTGGTCGGCAAGCCCAACCACGCGGAAATGATCGGCATCCTCGGCTACTGCAACAACGAAGCGAAGGTCGTGCACGATGAAGCCGACGTCGAGCAGTTGGACCCCGACCGTCCTACCTATGTCCTGGCGCAGACCACGATCTCCGACGAGATGTGGAACACGATGCTGGCGGCGATTCAGAAACGGGTCAAAGACGTGACCTGGCGCAACACGATCTGCGCCTTCGTCGCCGACCGCGAGTCCGAGCTGCGTGCCTTCGCGGCCTCGTGCGATGCGATCATCCTCGTCGGTGGCCGCAATTCCTCGAACACCCGCGTGCTCTTCGAGGTCTGCCAGGGTGTCAATCCGCGCTCCTACTGGATCGAAACCGCCGCAGAAGTCGACGCCGCGTGGCTGGAAGGGATAGAGACACTGGGCATTTCCGGTTCCGCCTCGACCCCGCAGTGGCTCCTCGAAAAGACCGCCGAGGCCTTGGCACAGCGCTACCAGTCCGGCAAATCGTAG
- the gltA gene encoding NADPH-dependent glutamate synthase, giving the protein MNEKPKLTAKERMKIPRQTMPEQEPEVRRHNFSEVPFGFDPETARREAQRCIECLKPTCIDGCPVQIDIPAFLTMIAEGKFAEAAQKIKETNVLPAICGRVCPQDEQCEKVCTIGKKVRPVAIGALERFAADWERASGNVKIPDVAPPTGCRVAIVGSGPAGLTSAFELAKRGHKVTIFEALHRPGGVLFYGIPRFRLPGEVIEAEIAVLQKMGVEIILNSLVGKLVTVDELLEEEGFDAVVLGTGAGLPWFTGLPGENLNGIYSANEWLTRINLMRADQFPQAATPIRCGKRVAVIGGGNTAMDATRTALRLGPEKVYLFYRRTRAEAPARTEEIEHAIQEGIEIHWLTAPTRFIGDENSFVKQIEIQHMELGEPDASGRRRPVPVKGSEELFDVDTVVLALGFGVNPLIASVTPDIKTDKKGIVQVEAATGMTSKSGVFAAGDVITGGATVILAMGQAKVAAIGLHNWLIRHKGLDLPTEEVHYEAEAAAK; this is encoded by the coding sequence ATGAACGAGAAGCCGAAACTGACCGCCAAGGAACGGATGAAGATTCCCCGGCAGACGATGCCGGAACAGGAACCGGAGGTCCGTCGCCACAACTTCTCCGAGGTGCCGTTCGGGTTCGATCCTGAGACCGCCAGGCGCGAGGCGCAGCGATGCATCGAGTGCCTCAAGCCGACCTGCATCGACGGCTGCCCGGTGCAGATCGACATCCCCGCCTTTCTGACCATGATCGCCGAGGGGAAATTCGCCGAGGCGGCGCAGAAGATCAAAGAAACGAATGTCCTGCCCGCCATTTGTGGCCGGGTCTGTCCGCAGGATGAGCAGTGCGAGAAGGTGTGCACGATCGGCAAGAAGGTCCGTCCCGTGGCGATCGGCGCCTTGGAGCGTTTTGCCGCCGATTGGGAACGCGCGTCAGGGAACGTGAAGATCCCGGATGTCGCGCCCCCGACCGGATGCCGGGTCGCCATCGTCGGATCGGGGCCGGCCGGTTTGACCTCGGCGTTCGAGTTGGCCAAGCGCGGCCACAAGGTCACGATTTTCGAAGCGCTCCACCGTCCGGGGGGAGTCCTGTTCTACGGCATTCCCCGTTTCCGTCTCCCCGGAGAGGTGATCGAGGCCGAGATCGCCGTGCTGCAGAAGATGGGCGTGGAGATCATCTTGAACTCACTGGTCGGGAAGCTGGTGACGGTCGATGAATTGCTCGAGGAAGAGGGATTCGATGCCGTCGTGCTCGGCACCGGAGCCGGTCTCCCCTGGTTCACCGGCCTCCCCGGTGAGAATCTCAACGGGATCTACTCTGCCAACGAGTGGTTGACGCGCATCAATCTCATGCGCGCCGATCAATTCCCGCAGGCGGCGACGCCGATTCGCTGCGGCAAGCGGGTGGCGGTGATCGGCGGCGGGAACACGGCCATGGATGCGACGCGCACGGCGCTCCGCCTTGGGCCGGAGAAAGTGTACCTCTTCTACCGGCGGACACGTGCCGAAGCCCCGGCGCGCACCGAAGAGATCGAGCACGCCATCCAAGAGGGCATCGAAATTCATTGGCTGACCGCCCCGACACGGTTCATCGGGGACGAGAACTCCTTCGTGAAGCAGATCGAGATTCAGCACATGGAGTTGGGCGAGCCCGATGCCTCCGGCCGCCGCAGGCCGGTCCCGGTCAAGGGATCGGAGGAGCTGTTTGACGTCGACACGGTGGTGCTGGCGCTCGGCTTCGGCGTCAATCCGCTGATCGCGTCGGTCACACCGGACATCAAGACCGACAAGAAGGGCATTGTCCAAGTTGAAGCGGCCACCGGCATGACCTCCAAGTCAGGTGTCTTTGCGGCGGGGGATGTCATCACCGGCGGCGCGACAGTGATTCTCGCCATGGGACAGGCGAAGGTCGCCGCGATCGGGCTGCACAACTGGCTGATCCGCCACAAGGGTCTCGACCTCCCGACCGAAGAGGTCCACTACGAGGCCGAGGCGGCAGCGAAGTAG
- a CDS encoding sulfide/dihydroorotate dehydrogenase-like FAD/NAD-binding protein, whose product MHRIVRKEMVAPNTAMFHVEAPWIARKAKPGQFIIVRLDEMGERIPLSLSGWDPVAGTLRLIVQAVGYTTMKMVALNEGDFILDVAGPLGAHTHLPPEGTLVVIGGGYGAGAVLPNAHEAKSGGRRVLGIIGARTKELVLMEQEMRAICDETFITTDDGSYGITGVVTDALKIILDREKVGAILAVGPVPMMRAVSDMTKPMAIPTLVSLNAIMVDGTGMCGGCRVVVGGETKFACFDGPDFDGHVVDYDLLVRRQKMYKPQEAQALEHACKIDQQVRALR is encoded by the coding sequence ATGCATCGAATTGTCCGCAAAGAGATGGTGGCGCCGAATACGGCGATGTTCCATGTCGAGGCGCCATGGATCGCCCGTAAGGCGAAGCCGGGGCAGTTCATCATCGTCCGTTTGGATGAGATGGGGGAACGGATTCCGCTGTCGCTGTCGGGGTGGGATCCGGTGGCGGGGACATTGCGCCTGATCGTGCAGGCCGTAGGGTACACGACGATGAAGATGGTCGCCCTGAATGAAGGGGACTTTATCCTCGACGTGGCGGGTCCCCTGGGCGCACACACCCATCTCCCCCCCGAGGGCACGCTGGTGGTGATCGGCGGCGGTTATGGCGCCGGGGCGGTGCTGCCCAATGCGCACGAGGCCAAGTCGGGTGGACGGCGTGTCCTCGGGATCATCGGCGCCCGGACCAAAGAACTGGTGCTGATGGAACAGGAGATGCGCGCCATCTGTGATGAGACATTCATCACAACGGACGACGGCTCCTATGGGATCACGGGCGTGGTGACCGATGCGCTGAAGATCATCCTCGACCGGGAAAAGGTGGGCGCCATCCTCGCCGTGGGCCCGGTGCCGATGATGCGCGCGGTCAGCGACATGACAAAGCCGATGGCGATCCCGACTTTGGTCTCGCTGAATGCAATCATGGTCGACGGGACCGGGATGTGCGGCGGTTGCCGTGTGGTCGTGGGCGGAGAAACGAAGTTTGCCTGCTTCGACGGTCCCGATTTCGACGGACATGTCGTGGATTATGACCTATTGGTCCGGCGCCAGAAGATGTACAAGCCGCAGGAGGCCCAGGCGCTGGAACACGCCTGCAAGATAGATCAACAGGTCCGCGCTTTGCGCTGA
- a CDS encoding peroxiredoxin: MRVLARLTTIFPFILIPEVLMSTAVSTASPINVGMNAPDFTLPYATRDSIAQTPLTLSAEVGKGPIVLAFYPADWSGGCTKEVCSFRDAIADLGKSGARIWAISGDYVYSHHEWAKHHNLPFELLSDHDHAVARLYDSFNPEKGLNNRTVYVVDSRGIVAYVNPQYNVADSHDFEALRAALAKIK; encoded by the coding sequence ATGCGAGTGCTCGCCAGACTGACGACCATTTTCCCGTTCATTCTGATCCCGGAGGTTCTGATGTCCACTGCCGTTTCCACCGCTTCGCCGATCAACGTGGGAATGAATGCCCCCGACTTCACGTTGCCGTACGCAACGCGCGATTCGATCGCCCAGACGCCGCTCACTCTGTCAGCGGAGGTCGGCAAGGGACCGATCGTGCTGGCATTCTACCCGGCGGATTGGAGCGGCGGCTGCACCAAGGAGGTCTGCTCCTTTCGCGATGCCATCGCCGACTTGGGGAAGTCGGGCGCCCGCATCTGGGCAATTTCCGGGGATTATGTCTACTCGCATCACGAGTGGGCGAAGCACCACAACCTCCCCTTTGAGCTGCTGAGTGATCACGATCATGCCGTCGCGCGCCTGTACGACAGCTTCAACCCGGAAAAGGGGCTCAACAATCGCACGGTGTATGTTGTCGACTCCCGGGGGATCGTTGCCTACGTGAATCCGCAGTACAACGTCGCGGATAGCCACGACTTCGAGGCACTGAGGGCCGCGCTGGCGAAGATCAAGTAG
- the dnaX gene encoding DNA polymerase III subunit gamma/tau yields the protein MSEYLALARKWRPQTFDDVIAQPQVTQTLKNAIAAGRIHHAYLFCGPRGTGKTTTARILAKALNCEQGPTPTPCNQCGTCMAITQGNCLDVLEIDAASNTGIDDVRELRESSRLVPAGARFKVYIIDEVHRLSKNAFDALLKTLEEPPPSVKFIFATTEVHDVPPTVRSRALRFDFRLIPQVALRGQLEKIAQAEGIAVEPEALDIIAAEAAGSLRDSQSLLDQIASYAGGPITAALTNEALGLVDSDMLFALTDAFAAADAQRALDVIGQVARAGRDLSQFVRQLAEHLKRLLFARSLGDEYADEALNADQQERYRRASTARDENDWLRLLLMAVELAQRVRRGSAQPLLEIEMFAMRAARLDRSIDIRSLVERLERQTSIPGLARAAEHDAGPALPLPDRGSEDENASTPPRDPVAQAPASPPVGDMDFAPILESICHHRPTLRAVLGHAQLVETGAGGFELNVYNGSTFHQRQLAEKPVRDLIHAEITKAVGAGARISIHVKEGPAPARSALSATVTAPSGGPEPAGLNRSARDEKIRSDHAVQEILRRFDGEIVE from the coding sequence GTGTCTGAGTACCTGGCCCTGGCCCGCAAGTGGCGCCCCCAGACCTTCGATGACGTGATCGCGCAGCCGCAGGTCACGCAGACGCTGAAGAACGCCATCGCCGCCGGGCGCATCCATCACGCCTACCTGTTCTGCGGCCCGCGCGGTACCGGTAAGACGACCACGGCGCGCATTCTCGCCAAGGCACTCAATTGCGAGCAGGGGCCGACGCCGACCCCCTGCAATCAATGCGGCACGTGTATGGCCATTACCCAGGGGAACTGCCTCGATGTTCTGGAGATCGACGCCGCCTCCAATACGGGCATCGATGATGTGCGCGAGCTGCGGGAATCGTCGCGTCTGGTCCCGGCCGGCGCCCGGTTCAAAGTCTACATCATCGACGAGGTCCACCGTCTTTCCAAGAACGCCTTCGATGCGTTGCTGAAGACGCTGGAGGAGCCGCCGCCGTCGGTAAAGTTCATCTTTGCGACGACGGAAGTGCACGACGTGCCGCCTACGGTGCGTTCGCGCGCGCTGCGCTTCGATTTCCGCCTCATCCCGCAAGTCGCCCTGCGCGGCCAACTGGAGAAGATTGCTCAGGCGGAGGGAATCGCCGTCGAACCGGAGGCGCTCGACATCATCGCGGCCGAAGCCGCCGGTTCGCTGCGCGACTCGCAATCACTTCTGGATCAGATCGCCTCGTACGCTGGTGGGCCGATCACGGCGGCATTGACCAACGAGGCGCTCGGGCTGGTTGATTCCGACATGCTCTTTGCCCTGACCGATGCGTTCGCCGCGGCCGATGCCCAGCGGGCGCTGGATGTGATTGGCCAAGTCGCCCGTGCCGGCCGCGACCTGTCGCAATTCGTCCGTCAACTCGCCGAGCATCTCAAGCGATTGCTGTTCGCCCGGTCGCTGGGGGACGAGTACGCCGATGAGGCGTTGAATGCCGATCAGCAGGAGCGGTATCGTCGGGCATCGACCGCACGGGACGAGAATGACTGGCTGCGTCTCTTGTTGATGGCCGTCGAGTTGGCCCAGCGCGTGCGCCGTGGATCAGCCCAACCTCTCCTGGAGATCGAGATGTTCGCCATGCGCGCGGCCCGCCTCGACCGCTCGATCGATATTCGGTCGCTGGTGGAACGCTTGGAGAGGCAGACGTCGATCCCCGGCCTGGCGCGCGCCGCCGAACATGACGCCGGTCCCGCGCTCCCATTGCCAGATCGCGGTTCCGAGGATGAGAACGCCTCCACGCCTCCTCGTGACCCTGTCGCCCAGGCGCCCGCGAGTCCCCCGGTGGGGGACATGGATTTTGCACCAATTCTGGAGTCGATCTGCCACCACCGGCCGACGCTGCGCGCGGTGCTGGGACATGCGCAGTTGGTCGAAACGGGAGCGGGCGGCTTCGAACTAAACGTCTACAACGGGTCGACCTTCCATCAACGCCAACTGGCCGAGAAGCCGGTGCGGGACCTTATCCATGCCGAGATCACCAAAGCGGTCGGCGCCGGCGCACGAATCAGTATCCACGTTAAGGAAGGACCAGCGCCCGCCCGAAGTGCACTGTCGGCGACGGTGACCGCCCCGAGCGGCGGGCCCGAACCGGCCGGCCTGAATCGCAGCGCCCGCGACGAGAAAATCCGTTCCGATCACGCCGTTCAGGAAATCCTGCGCCGCTTCGATGGGGAAATCGTAGAATAG
- a CDS encoding YbaB/EbfC family nucleoid-associated protein, with product MANMEQLLKQVRKMQLEMEKIQAALENETVEGSAGGGMVRVTVNGKRDVLEVKIAPEVVKPDEIEMLEELICAAVNQAQKRAAEMQARSMSKLTGGLPLPGMGF from the coding sequence ATGGCCAATATGGAGCAACTGCTCAAGCAGGTCCGCAAGATGCAACTGGAAATGGAGAAGATCCAGGCGGCCTTGGAAAACGAGACGGTCGAGGGATCAGCCGGTGGCGGGATGGTGCGCGTTACCGTCAACGGCAAACGCGATGTCCTCGAAGTGAAGATCGCTCCCGAGGTGGTCAAGCCCGATGAAATCGAGATGCTCGAGGAATTGATCTGCGCGGCGGTCAATCAGGCCCAGAAGCGTGCCGCCGAAATGCAGGCCCGGAGCATGTCCAAATTGACCGGCGGCCTGCCGCTGCCGGGGATGGGATTCTGA